The following are from one region of the Salvia hispanica cultivar TCC Black 2014 chromosome 1, UniMelb_Shisp_WGS_1.0, whole genome shotgun sequence genome:
- the LOC125200688 gene encoding E3 ubiquitin-protein ligase AIRP2-like isoform X2, with the protein MYVSGGSPIRKSFRDSLKVLEADIQHANTIASDFPREYDGACLQMRMSYSPAAHIFLFLVQWTDCHLAGALGLLRILIYKVYADGTTTMSTHERKASIREFYAVIYPSLMQLQKGVTDSEDKKQKAVCLERYRRKDEDDLRHCWELDVEREEECGICMETNSKIVLPSCNHAICLKCYREWRSRSQSCPFCRDSLKRVNSGDLWVLLENKDVLDMAAITRENLKRLFMYIDKLPVIIPDHLFDPYDSHVSFHKRNSGCSFELDLDYPYSTCV; encoded by the exons ATGTATGTGAGCGGCGGAAGTCCAATACGAAAGTCTTTCAGAGACTCGCTCAAAGTCCTTGAAGCCGATATTCAGCATGCTAATACTAT TGCATCTGATTTTCCGAGGGAGTATGATGGCGCGTGCCTTCAAATGAGAATGTCATACAGTCCAGCTGCCCACATTTTCCTATTTCTAGTTCAATGGACTGATTGCCACCTTGCCGGAGCTCTCGGACTGCTGCGGATCTTAATCTATAAG GTATATGCTGATGGCACCACCACTATGTCCACTCATGAGAGGAAAGCGAGCATTCGAGAGTTCTATG CTGTTATATATCCATCTTTAATGCAACTTCAGAAAGGTGTTACTGATTCAGAAGATAAGAAACAGAAAGCTGTATGTCTGGAGAGATACAGAAGGAAGGATGAAGATGATCTCAGGCATTGCTGGGAATTGGATGTCGagagggaagaagaatgtggTATTTGCATGGAGACTAATAGTAAGATTGTCTTACCCAGCTGTAATCATGCCATTTGCCTCAAATGCTACAGAGAATG GCGTTCAAGATCACAATCTTGCCCTTTCTGTCGTGACAGCTTAAAGAGGGTAAACTCCGGTGATCTATGGGTGCTTCTCGAAAACAAGGACGTGCTAGACATGGCTGCCATAACAAGGGAGAATTTGAAGAGGCTGTTTATGTACATTGATAAGTTGCCAGTGATTATCCCTGACCACCTATTTGATCCCTACGATTCCCATGTCAG CTTTCACAAGAGGAACAGCGGATGCTCTTTTGAGTTAGACTTAGATTATCCATATTCCACTTGTGTTTAG
- the LOC125202337 gene encoding uncharacterized protein LOC125202337 isoform X1: protein MHSLIHHKAISRFPSHTPLSNYYLSQISKNNDFLTIHSKIRFRTLTKCSAASLQPLRYNGWDDFQLDSGEVNQFRNLLSSSGIGDKKYVFVYLFGFICALAISRVKVSWIMVFPACAVVFAVGFSAGLVKGGHLKGLKLNGNRKKISDESLRGCIEELKKNEERVLGMKNGIGRCIERNQVSLSDLEGYIDVIGSVSVSLRNTTTFVENCVQSVVGGKQDKDGGFHDESGRKRKKSGENGLNFSQYLTGVFGAKLDDPKSGKIGGVGKMESVDAEVNNEKLENILASPAEERNPNSSLSGNLDPFDSSSRARDSVGYSVDESGMEYMSFGNEKKNFVEMNDTAKSVFDQTIYTYQNKTSRFVSNQHIHMKDCEDETETMSSHNSLYDSVDVSINMNRVKSSATSGRQKKSKTTSRNYLHPENMEEELLDSHRYPFENVAFEPEKEPNFANQDSSYENTFGSSPSSSCSDDLKFNRYLVEANDLLKEAKRCLTQKVDDGSAEHALHKSAMLLSEAIEMRPMSLLAVGQLGNTYLLHGELKLGMTRYLRSLIVKPDQLANKDKIRSSLVVACEECEELLIKAGRKYRLAMSIDGNDMRALYNWGLALSFRAQLIADIGPSAARDADNVFLAAIDKFDAMMSKSNVYAPDALFRWGAALQHRAQLRPSRSREKVKLLQQARQLYEDALQMDSRNPQVRRALSSCASELNSWYT, encoded by the exons ATGCACTCCCTAATTCACCACAAAGCCATTTCCCGATTCCCTTCCCACACACCACTCTCCAATTACTACCTCTCACAAATCAGCAAGAACAATGATTTTCTCACGATTCACTCCAAAATTCGTTTCAGAACGCTGACTAAATGCTCCGCCGCATCTCTTCAACCTCTACGTTACAATGGCTGGGACGATTTTCAGCTCGATTCCGGTGAGGTAAATCAGTTTCGTAATCTTCTTAGCTCCTCTGGAATTGGCGATAAGAAGTATGTATTTGTGTATCTGTTTGGCTTTATTTGCGCACTGGCGATTTCTAGAGTTAAGGTTTCATGGATTATGGTGTTTCCAGCTTGTGCTGTGGTGTTTGCTGTTGGATTTTCGGCTGGATTGGTTAAAGGGGGTCACTTGAAAGGGTTGAAATTGAATGGGAATCGGAAGAAGATTAGTGATGAATCTTTAAGAGGTTGCATTGAGGAGTTAAAGAAGAATGAAGAGAGGGTTTTGGGGATGAAAAATGGAATTGGAAGATGCATTGAGAGAAATCAAGTTAGTTTAAGTGATTTAGAAGGCTATATTGATGTTATAGGATCTGTCAGTGTATCTCTTCGAAACACGACAACTTTTGTGGAGAATTGCGTGCAGAGTGTAGTAGGTGGTAAACAAGACAAGGATGGGGGTTTTCATGACGAGTCCGGTAGGAAAAGGAAGAAATCGGGTGAAAACGGGTTGAATTTCTCTCAGTATTTGACTGGTGTCTTTGGAGCTAAGCTTGATGATCCAAAGTCTGGTAAAATTGGGGGCGTTGGTAAGATGGAATCTGTGGATGCAGAGGTGAACAATGAAAAGCTAGAAAACATCTTAGCTTCTCCTGCCGAAGAAAGAAATCCAAATTCTTCATTAAGCGGAAATTTGGACCCATTTGATAGCTCTAGTAGAGCTCGAGATAGTGTTGGATATTCTGTTGATGAGTCTGGAATGGAATATATGTCTTTTGGAAATGAGAAGAAGAATTTCGTTGAGATGAATGATACTGCAAAATCAGTTTTTGACCAGACAATCTATACTTACCAGAATAAGACATCAAGGTTCGTGAGCAATCAGCATATTCACATGAAAGATTGTGAGGATGAGACTGAAACAATGTCGTCTCACAATAGTTTGTATGATTCTGTGGATGTTAGCATTAACATGAACCGTGTAAAAAGTTCAGCTACTTCTGGTCGCCAGAAGAAAAGCAAAACCACAAGTAGAAATTATCTGCATCCTGAAAACATGGAAGAGGAATTATTAGATTCCCATAGATATCCTTTTGAGAATGTGGCTTTTGAGCCCGAAAAGGAACCGAACTTTGCCAATCAAGACTCTTCATATGAGAATACCTTTGGTTCTTCTCCATCTTCGTCATGTAGTGatgatttgaaattcaatagGTATCTTGTGGAAGCTAATGATCTTTTGAAAGAAGCAAAGAGGTGCTTGACACAAAAAGTTGATGATGGTAGTGCCGAGCATGCACTGCATAAGTCTGCAATGCTACTCTCAGAAGCAATAGAAATGAGGCCGATGAGTTTATTGGCTGTGGGCCAGTTGGGTAACACATATCTCCTTCATGGAGAACTAAAACTGGGAATGACCCGGTACTTGAGATCCCTAATCGTCAAACCTGATCAACTTGCTAACAAAGACAAGATTAGATCTTCTCTTGTGGTTGCTTGTGAAGAATGTGAAGAGCTCCTGATTAAGGCAGGAAGGAAATACAGATTGGCCATGTCAATTGACGGGAATGATATGAGAGCCTTGTATAATTGGGGCCTCGCTCTTTCCTTCCGTGCCCAGTTGATCGCAGATATTGGACCG AGTGCTGCACGTGATGCCGACAATGTCTTCTTGGCCGCCATAGACAAGTTTGATGCCATGATGTCCAAAAGCAATGTTTATGCCCCTGATG CTCTTTTCAGATGGGGTGCTGCATTGCAGCACAGGGCGCAGCTGAGGCCTAGTCGTAGTAGAGAAAAGGTGAAGTTACTGCAGCAAGCGAGGCAATTGTACGAAGATGCTCTTCAGATGGATTCAAGAAATCCTCAAGTACGACGAGCCCTGTCGTCCTGCGCGTCGGAGTTGAACTCATGGTATACTTGA
- the LOC125202337 gene encoding uncharacterized protein LOC125202337 isoform X2, translating to MKNGIGRCIERNQVSLSDLEGYIDVIGSVSVSLRNTTTFVENCVQSVVGGKQDKDGGFHDESGRKRKKSGENGLNFSQYLTGVFGAKLDDPKSGKIGGVGKMESVDAEVNNEKLENILASPAEERNPNSSLSGNLDPFDSSSRARDSVGYSVDESGMEYMSFGNEKKNFVEMNDTAKSVFDQTIYTYQNKTSRFVSNQHIHMKDCEDETETMSSHNSLYDSVDVSINMNRVKSSATSGRQKKSKTTSRNYLHPENMEEELLDSHRYPFENVAFEPEKEPNFANQDSSYENTFGSSPSSSCSDDLKFNRYLVEANDLLKEAKRCLTQKVDDGSAEHALHKSAMLLSEAIEMRPMSLLAVGQLGNTYLLHGELKLGMTRYLRSLIVKPDQLANKDKIRSSLVVACEECEELLIKAGRKYRLAMSIDGNDMRALYNWGLALSFRAQLIADIGPSAARDADNVFLAAIDKFDAMMSKSNVYAPDALFRWGAALQHRAQLRPSRSREKVKLLQQARQLYEDALQMDSRNPQVRRALSSCASELNSWYT from the exons ATGAAAAATGGAATTGGAAGATGCATTGAGAGAAATCAAGTTAGTTTAAGTGATTTAGAAGGCTATATTGATGTTATAGGATCTGTCAGTGTATCTCTTCGAAACACGACAACTTTTGTGGAGAATTGCGTGCAGAGTGTAGTAGGTGGTAAACAAGACAAGGATGGGGGTTTTCATGACGAGTCCGGTAGGAAAAGGAAGAAATCGGGTGAAAACGGGTTGAATTTCTCTCAGTATTTGACTGGTGTCTTTGGAGCTAAGCTTGATGATCCAAAGTCTGGTAAAATTGGGGGCGTTGGTAAGATGGAATCTGTGGATGCAGAGGTGAACAATGAAAAGCTAGAAAACATCTTAGCTTCTCCTGCCGAAGAAAGAAATCCAAATTCTTCATTAAGCGGAAATTTGGACCCATTTGATAGCTCTAGTAGAGCTCGAGATAGTGTTGGATATTCTGTTGATGAGTCTGGAATGGAATATATGTCTTTTGGAAATGAGAAGAAGAATTTCGTTGAGATGAATGATACTGCAAAATCAGTTTTTGACCAGACAATCTATACTTACCAGAATAAGACATCAAGGTTCGTGAGCAATCAGCATATTCACATGAAAGATTGTGAGGATGAGACTGAAACAATGTCGTCTCACAATAGTTTGTATGATTCTGTGGATGTTAGCATTAACATGAACCGTGTAAAAAGTTCAGCTACTTCTGGTCGCCAGAAGAAAAGCAAAACCACAAGTAGAAATTATCTGCATCCTGAAAACATGGAAGAGGAATTATTAGATTCCCATAGATATCCTTTTGAGAATGTGGCTTTTGAGCCCGAAAAGGAACCGAACTTTGCCAATCAAGACTCTTCATATGAGAATACCTTTGGTTCTTCTCCATCTTCGTCATGTAGTGatgatttgaaattcaatagGTATCTTGTGGAAGCTAATGATCTTTTGAAAGAAGCAAAGAGGTGCTTGACACAAAAAGTTGATGATGGTAGTGCCGAGCATGCACTGCATAAGTCTGCAATGCTACTCTCAGAAGCAATAGAAATGAGGCCGATGAGTTTATTGGCTGTGGGCCAGTTGGGTAACACATATCTCCTTCATGGAGAACTAAAACTGGGAATGACCCGGTACTTGAGATCCCTAATCGTCAAACCTGATCAACTTGCTAACAAAGACAAGATTAGATCTTCTCTTGTGGTTGCTTGTGAAGAATGTGAAGAGCTCCTGATTAAGGCAGGAAGGAAATACAGATTGGCCATGTCAATTGACGGGAATGATATGAGAGCCTTGTATAATTGGGGCCTCGCTCTTTCCTTCCGTGCCCAGTTGATCGCAGATATTGGACCG AGTGCTGCACGTGATGCCGACAATGTCTTCTTGGCCGCCATAGACAAGTTTGATGCCATGATGTCCAAAAGCAATGTTTATGCCCCTGATG CTCTTTTCAGATGGGGTGCTGCATTGCAGCACAGGGCGCAGCTGAGGCCTAGTCGTAGTAGAGAAAAGGTGAAGTTACTGCAGCAAGCGAGGCAATTGTACGAAGATGCTCTTCAGATGGATTCAAGAAATCCTCAAGTACGACGAGCCCTGTCGTCCTGCGCGTCGGAGTTGAACTCATGGTATACTTGA